ggttgagtagtagattGCCAattatcagaagcataaggacgataagtcgaacaagaaagaggtatccttggattgtgtgttatcttgggtcccagtaatatcagacggtcatagtgaataATAGTGTTATGTAACAtgatacgtggtgatgagaagattgatcggattcataattaagtattcaaattcttcgtgCAAACTAACGAatctcagtttccttgatttcaagtcgagagagtatgcctttcaggcgttcaagtagaaatatttccatatttgggttccatcttgtgctacacgaatttagctagtaaggttggtgcgaaaaatcacgttcaaagttcggacacggagaggtttaattctttcctcagtgagttaacggggttaaaggacaagcaacacgagaaaagtcagaaatgaatctgtgGTAACTACTGGCGacttctaagattttacgaatacaaatcagagtcgtgagggtttcctgattacgtgtggcttcaATTGCAAGAttttattgtaataccttgaccactaacaacatggtctaggaattggacttcatttaaccaaaattctcacttgaataattcggtatagagttgctcctTTCTCGAGAGTTCGagtgtaagacggagacgttgttcgttttcttgTTTACCTGAATAGATTTAGACATCATTTGTAAATACGAtaatggatttgtctagataagttttcaTACGCGAttcaggaggtctatgaatacggacggagccctAGGTTAAACTGAACGATATTAAAAGaaaattataactatcgtagcgagttcggaaagcgatttaggaggcattgtctcccttaaccctcaattgatgataaccagcatGAAGGTCGAATTTGGAATACATGCGAGATCCTTGTAactgttcaagaggttgttgatacggggaagaggatatcggttctcaaccgaaaattatttagttcacgataatccatacacatgtaaggaatcattttcttcttaacgaataggttttgagctccctagttctataggtatcaagtcaaaattcaaattatccacccaataattTTAACAtacaccctccgataaaatttatcggtaCACAATGGTTTTCTGTTGGTCACTTGgatggcgtaagtaatatctaggggtagtggtggagtgcaaagagtaggctccaaagtcttggatacaaaacatttatcgacacccgaatcggataaacatgaaacataagagtcgttgagaagaaacgtacccgtaactaattgtcaTTCCAGGCATCCtaagtgttaatgttgaaagctcattcgcgtacacTGGGGTTGGCGTTCTTCTTGgaacatgcattcttaaaatgacccagttgttcacattcgaaacaagcaccccttctgcgtgcactgggcacctttttagcgacgggggcggcacctttacaaccatgggccacatggccacttctttgacacttgatgcaaaatggtttgccacattttccataatgatgtttgtggcacgtgttgcaaaaaggtcgaattccggcataacttttcctgccgccgggggtgaaaggcttcttggtggagtcgttgtggtcgtggttgcttgatggagaggcttcccgttttcttttgttgttgcccggttgggcctcggccgttggtgtcggtgcttcaatttcatccaacgtttttataaatcggcgggctatcatcacagcctcttgtaggtcagcgggtcttgatggcattaccccgtgtggaatgctcttagggaggccatccatgtaaaactcaactccttggggcccgggagcccggaggtttggacaaattgaggttagttcggcaaaccattgattataagcttcgaggtcatctcgggctatttttaaatttcttggcccctgttcgagccttcgagtctcttcgcgcgggaagtattcggtgatcattctttctcttaattcggtccaagagagtgtaaaggcttcatcgatacccaccgattgtacatacatgttccaccatgagagagcaataccggtgagagtgagggtggaaaacttgaccttatcttggtcccgacaaccgcttatgctaaaaacggattccgtttgttcgaaccatctggtgagagtaaccggtcccccggttccatcgaaagtgggagggttgtacttcatgaagtttttgtaggagcaccccccgtttgaattaccggctccctgATTGTTGTTATGGTTGGAGAACTGATCGGTCACGGCCTctcccacggcggtggctatcattcgttgaagagcttgttcgagagtttcgggaggagtattgtgttgaccttggtgagccatcgttccttcatgacacaagaataccgttaattagtattatcaataatactaatcgtgatatggaatcaagataaagagaaaattttttcttgactcgccttaaattctttatgtcataatgtcagaacgttcatatgagtcaccgtaatataatcccggaaattatattaccctgattcatatgtgcattcgacatcatttcatatagtcaaggtggtgtgtcaatcaaatcaaccacgtgagattaaggtagaataagagttagatgtgaataaaagagttcgagtataaatgcacaagtagtcaagtaattcctacttcaagtctatatgccggttgtagtctacattcactaatgtaccctatgactcggggtcgacaccaatgaactcttaaTCCCtacgaccaacgctctgataccatctgtagcgatccgacaaaatcgtcattgacagcgccgactacttaggtcccgttacgtggtcataagtctttaaaataacgtttgaccaaaatatgtcgccttcatttcaaaagtaaagattgtttccaagtttacaagaattgttcaaccaaaagttacgttacaaagttataagtacaaatgaaacctatgcgacacagttttaaataaagtcaaaagacgccccATGTATGCACATAAActagacatccaatgcaagtatcaaaataatgagcggaagcatgtatcacatatcgttcaaaagacctgagaaaaacatagaaatctgtcaacgaaaacgttggtgaaatcataggtttaagtaagtaagtgagtaaatataaatgaaccacaagatttataacatttcaataatagttaaccattccaaaaattgttgtcacgagcacccaattatcaaggcttaactttccatccatagaaccccatcacaatagtgttagaacatacactgattctcgaaaatatatttcattcgataTGACGgtggcgaaccgtccgaatgagggtttgtcaaacccatatggatccatacaacataagttctcgcttacaccctgcaagtgtaactaatgataatcgaattgaggattttgttctaaactcgtaggtagaatgtttgttttcctgtacttgtgttcacttagttaaaaagaaacgtttatgttttcttatcccaaatgtaagttcaaaagagtaaaattgggactatgatctcaccttgagtgcaagagtaaaaagatacttcaacaagtaacgtgcaaaaaacaaatgctagtcttgacctaaacaagtaagttgtatcaataacggtaaacacgattggttaaagttgttcaattagtcctatggctcgttacgactcgattatgtagcatgtgaaacaaattgtcaagtttcatgcaaaatacaagtatagaagcaagttagaaagattgcataagtattcggttaagtttgattaaaagtcaacttggtcgggtcaaagtcaacgaaaaattcaacatgttcgggtcgggtctcggactatttttctaagtttcataatcatatatgagcatgttagaacaagttacatgtgaatcggaggtgcgtagcatagcaaacatttttcgtaaaatggcaaaccaaaacagtccctggtagtgcatctggacggcgtccagatttgctggaaggcgtccagcattgaaggactggacggcgtccaagaatctggacggcgtccggaTCAGTATGCAggtcctgttttgctgcaacacacaaatgcacgaaccaaaactcaaacaaactcaAATTGTGAATCGAAAACACCTAGGACATGTATcatacaccgttggaaaggtattttgacgaggaaaatgactaaacacatttcatcaatcaattcaacacttacaacaacccacaTCACATTCAATGCTCCTCATTTATGACATTCAAGTTCAATAATCTCATACTATGATTCGgtgatccaatttacacatatgatatgccgtttcgaagataattaaacatgcaatacaactaaacacttactagcaacatctcatgtcatttaaggcatcaaaagttcatttcaagagctatcaaaccctaaccaaagctcacaaaatcaatattcatgtgtttAAAGTTTTCTTAATCAGCCTATacctcaaaacgaagctagtgatactagtaacacaattaaaacatgaaatttaacaatttaacaacattaactcatccaaagtcTAAGATTAAGcatacccatttcaaatgttcatactagttactcaaaacaacaaatcaagtaagtaaatcatatattcatgctagacacgagccatagacactaactaacaccatttcaagtcaaaaacacgaatttaaagaaatctagtgtttttagaaaccttaccccaagtagtgaaattggtaccaaatcgaagagggtgaagaaaggatcacgaaaatgtaatttgttttgatgtctgcttcctagatcgaatttagatgatgattttgtgttgagaagattagagagaaaagtggaagtatgaagatagtggtggtggtgaatgaatggtggggaggataccttgactagttgacctagtcaagagtttagtctcttggcaaatttagtccctcaagtttgttgtcgggtgtgggaattaactaaacgaattattttgaattacacgagggTACGGGAGAGGTTATAATcagataacgaaaatattaagaatgttagctaacggaggatacgaatctagatacgaaggatattattaaaataaaaagacgggcgttaaaataatttaacggaaaaatgcgggatgttacaattcccGGCACGGGCGTAGGGAGAAAGCCTTCCTTCTTGCATCTTTCAAAAAACCCAATATTCCGATCCACACCAAGATTTTCGGGTTCGTTGTTGTCGGAGTCACCCAAGTCATCTTCATCCCTTAACACAAACTCATTTACCACTTCCTTACATTTCAAATTATTTGTCACAATTTTAGGATTAGAAATAGGAAATGCACTGTTAGGAACTAAAGAAACCACATGCGTCTCCTTCTCCCTAGAACACAAATTATTAGACTCAACCTCTACAAACTTTGGACTAACAGGAGGAACTAGAACAGTCCCATTAACAACTGAAACATGTGAACTAGAAGTAACAACACAAGAATCAACATTGTTACCTCCCACATTATCCACAAAGACTGAGCCAAACCGAATGCTACTCACAGGAGAAGCACTCCCAACCGCAAGCGATCTCTTTTTCATAGACGCATCGACTTTCTCCTTAGTCGAGTCATAATGATTATCATACACAGAAGCGGTCGATACACGAGGGGTGATGGGAGTCGCAGCCGTAGAAGGAACAACAACATGGTCATCATAAACATCATTAACAATATCCGCATTCACAATGTTAGATCGATTTACAAGAGAAATCAAACCTTTGTGAAATTCCTCATATAAGACGCGATACAAACACGTCAAATCAGATAATTCTGAAACCCAAACACTTATAGTTAACTCCTTCTCAACGACTAAAAAAGAGTCGTTGTTGGTGACATCCACATCCACCAAATTATACACATGTTTAGTGTTGGAAGTTTTGACGAACACGAACATGGAACCTAGATTAGCGAGAGTAGCCGACGCATTTGCTACCATTAAAACCTCACCAAACAGAGCTGCAACAGATTTAGCACTACCAGCAGAGAAACAAGTGGCTGGAATTCCTTTGATTTCGAGCCAAACAAATCTACAAAAACTCGACGCATAATCCTAAAAGGGGAAAATTGAAACAAACTCTCCAGCAGGAGCGTCAATTAACCTTTTTGCACCAATCGAATCCTCACACATGCAAATGCACCCAAATGGTCCGAAGAAGCTAACTTGCTTGACAGTAACCTTACATCTTTTTAAAAGTTCTGTGACCTTTTCATCTTTAAAGTAACCGTATAATAGAATATAAGAAGGGCGTGTTGAAATAATTACTACGGAGTATTAGTTTAGAGGCTGCTTTGTTATTATTCCACTAACGAGTGTGTTGTGCCCGAATGTTACCGtgaattttttttccttttcttgatgTGCTTTTAACTTTTTCTTTTTTCTCGTTCTAATGATATTTAAATTGATATACAAAACATGCATGTTAAAGAGGATGGTCTAAAGTATATGAATAGAGTTAAAACAGTGgcattgtagaaattatggttttgtCAAGTCGATGAAGAATGATCGTTCCTATAACGATTCGTGTGGAAATTGTGTCACATCCTTTTTGTTTTTCAACTTCTCGGTTAATTGAGTTCGTGGGTTCGGTCTAGTAAGGGATGTGTACCTTGCTAGGAAGAGATTATCGAGTGGACAATGATTCAGTTTCGTGAGGTTTGAAGATGTTTGTGATGTCGAAAGTTTTACTAAAGTTTTAAACTTCATTCAAATAATAGGTAGGGAGATTCGTGCCTACAAAGCAATGGAAAGAAAAAGAGTAGTCGAAGGACAAGGAGATTCCGATATTGAAATGGGTTCGGGTTTGGGTTATGCGAATGTTAAGACAAAGACTATTTTGTCGGGTATTTACTCAAGTTGTGTTTAGTGCTAAAATGTGAGGCAGGGCGAGTCATTTGCTGATGTTGTTTCAAGGGACATAGATACCCCTTTTATACCTGCAAGCAGGGCCGGCTAAGGCTATGGGCGAAGCGGGTAACGGCCCGGGGCATCACGCGGTTAGGGACATCATTttgaaaaaaaatattaataccCATAGTTTAAACCTCATAAAGATATATGTTTGCATAACTGTTGAGGGCATTTTATAATCATTTCGCCCGGGGCATGCAaaaactttgaccaaagtttgaccggCCCTACCTGCAAGTCAAGTTCATGTTAGGAATCACAACACTTATAACGAGATCAATTAAAATCCTAATTCCATTGAAATTAAGATCGGAGATAAGACTCTTGTTTTAATTTGCCCGAATCAGTGGGCAATCGCAATTTTTGTTTTTAGCTATAATCGGGATCGATACTCCTGGACATTGGTCGAAGCTGATAGCAAACACTCTGATGCTCGTTTTGAAGATGACAAGAAGATAATTAACGATTTGAGTGATATGTCTACTAATGCATCAACGACGGACGATTTTATTGGTCTTGATTTTACAAATTCTGAGAAACAAAAAGCTTTTGAAGGTGAGTGCATGGATCAGAACTCCGTTTCGATGGACGAACCTCCCGCAATGGATTCTGCCCCGATTCCGGTAATGGACTCTGATCCGGTAACGGCTTCTACTCCGGCAATGGTATAAGACAATATATATGTAGAATATATTAGCTGTACAAATATATGTCAATATTATTAGAACTGTCGATAGCATAGCATATGTACCTTTCAAAGGTCAATTGTACATCACTTTAAAATAGGATAGTTAGTTTAGATAGCTTACTTCCTAGTATTTCGATTGTACTGTTGTAATCCTGCATTATATAAGTAGATGATCATAATGAATGCAAGACACGATTTACAAAATCCTTTATGTTATCAGACGCCTGAAATCACCTCTCTTCTCAACTTTATCCTTCACTCTCATCTTCCTGCAGAACCTCAATCATCGAAAAATCTTCATCACAATGTCTAATTCAAACAAAATTCACCCCGCTGTCACCGTTAATAACATCAAGAACTTTATCCCAATCACCCTCTAGATGGAAAAGAGCCAATATTCTTTTTGGTCAGGCCTGTTCAAAATTCACTGTCGAGCTTATGAAGTTCTCGACCACATAATTCCACCCACTACTGAAGATTCTTCCTCCACCAATACCACCAATCCGCCTCCTTCCCGCACTGCTTCACGGGAACGATTGGATGCTATCGTTCTTCAATGGATTTACGGCACCATATATCTTGATCTTCTTCGCACTGTTTACAAAGATGACTCAACTGCCCAACAAGCTTGGGAAAGATTGAAGGGAATTTTTCATGAAAACAAAAACTCTCGTGCGGTTCATCTTCAACACCAATTTGTCAACACTCGTCTTGAGAATTTTCCAGACGCCTCTTCTTATTGTCAAGAGCTGAAAATTATTGTTGATCAATTGGGTAACGTTGGTCTAACGATTGAAGAAGATCGATTGGTTTAGCAATTGGTTACGGGTTTGAACGATTCGTATGCTAGTCTTCGTTCTATCATCTCTCACTGTGAAAAGCGTCCATCCTTCTACGAAGCTCGCTCGATGCTTATTTTGGAAGAAACCCAAAATCAACAACTCGCCACTCAAGTAACATCTTCCTCCACCACAGCTCTTGTGACATCAGCTACACCCAATCCACCACCCAATACTGCCACGTCGAACAAACAATTCAACAATCGGTGAAGAGGTTACCATCGGGCTGGAAATAATTGGAGTAAAAGTTACAGAGGAAGAGGACGTGGTTATAATCCTAATTTTCATTCGGGTCAACATTCGGGTACAGGGCAATTCTTGGGTACAGGCCAATATCCCACCCAGCCTTGGGCTTATGGACCCTGGGCCTGGTTCAACTCACAGTAGACTACACCACATGGTCCATTTCCAGCTACACCATGGACCCGTCCACCCACTGCCCAACCTGGTATCTTGGGCCCTCGGCTCACTGCTAATTATGCGAGTTCGGTTGTTTCTCAGCCCACTGATTTGGAAGCGGCAATGCACACTATGACCTTAAACCCGCTTGATGATAATTGGTACTTAGATACGGGTGCCACTTCCTACATGACCAACAACCAAGGTAATTTTCTATTTTATTATCCTTCAACAACGGCTAAACGTATTATCGTGGGTAATGGTCAGAGTTTACCAATACATGGGTTCGGTCATGCTTGCTTAAACCTATCACCATCAACCAATTTACAACTTAAAAATGTCCTACATTCTCCTCctttaattaaaatttaaattatgtTCGCCAACTTGCTATTGATAATCGTATCTCTATTGAATTTGATCTGTTTGGTTTTACTTTGAAGGAATTTCCGAAGGGGACCCCAATAGCTCGGTGTAACAGCACCGACGATCTATATCCGTTCCATCCATCGTTGCTGCGTTCTGTCTCAAACAACTTTGCTTTTTACACTACATCATCAGATTTATGGCATAACCTCCGGGAATGCATGTTTTTAATTCTATTAGCAATAAAAATTACATTCAttgtaattctagaaataaaaCTACTATTTGTCAATCTTGTGTTTTTGGAAAACATGTATGTTTACCTTTTCACGCATCCTCCAACTTTACTTATGCACCATTCGACATAATACATAGTGACTTATGGACCTCCCCCGTCTTAAGTAATGATGGTCATCGCTATTACATGTTACTACTAGATGATAAAACAAATTTCTTATGGACTTTTCCACTCACCAATAAATCACAAgtatttcaaattttcataaactaGTTCAAACTCAATTCGGAATTAATATAAAATCGTTCCAATGTGATAACGGAACCGAATACAACAACACCAAATTCCATCAATTTTGCTCTAAAAATGGCATGATATTCCGCTTCTCGTGCCCTTACACCTCATCCCAAAATGGAAAAGCCGAGCGAAAAATTCGCGCCATCAACAAAATCATTCGAACCCTTCTATCCCACTCTTCCGTACCTCCAAAATTTTGGCCACATGCACTCGCTCATGCCACCTATTTACTTAACATTTTACCAACAAAAGTAATTCAAAATTTCTCTCCTACTCAACTCTTATACTCCCGCACATCAACTTATGACCATTTAAGAGTGTTCGGATGCCTTTGTTACCCACTCATCCCATCTACCAAAATAAATAAACTTCAACTCCGCTCAACTCCGTGCGTTTTTCTTGGTTTTCCTACCAACCATCGTGGCTACAAATATTACGATCTATCCACTCATAAAATAATTATTTCCAGACATGTTATTTTTGATGAGACGTCATTTCCTTTCAAAACTACTACTGTTACAACTCAAAATGCATATGCACCATTCACTGACCAATATAACCCATACTTATACATGGATCATGCACATGGACTTCATTCTCCTCAGTCCATATCACCTGACCCAGATCAAAACTATTCTAGCCTACCTTCTAATCCTACTGGTCCAGTAAATACTTCGCCACCTTCTTCACCTATACAATCTCCATCTGTGACTAATTCCTCCCCCTCGAAATCTCAAACTATCTCTCCATCCTCCACCACTTCCACACCTCAAACTACACCCGTTGCACCCCCTACTCGCACCATAACCACTCAAAGTATGGATGGCATTTTTAAACCTCGGGTCCCTTTTAACTTATCTGTTTCGACCTCCATTTCACCTATCCCTTCCAATCCCAAGCAAGCTCTGATCGACCCTAATTGGTACCGTGCTATGACAAATGAATACAAAGCTCTTATGGATAATAACACATGGATACTAGTACCCCGA
The window above is part of the Rutidosis leptorrhynchoides isolate AG116_Rl617_1_P2 chromosome 1, CSIRO_AGI_Rlap_v1, whole genome shotgun sequence genome. Proteins encoded here:
- the LOC139864180 gene encoding uncharacterized protein, yielding MEKSQYSFWSGLFKIHCRAYEVLDHIIPPTTEDSSSTNTTNPPPSRTASRERLDAIVLQWIYGTIYLDLLRTVYKDDSTAQQAWERLKGIFHENKNSRAVHLQHQFVNTRLENFPDASSYCQELKIIVDQLGNVGLTIEEDRLTTPHGPFPATPWTRPPTAQPGILGPRLTANYASSVVSQPTDLEAAMHTMTLNPLDDNWYLDTGATSYMTNNQGISEGDPNSSV